From one Sesamum indicum cultivar Zhongzhi No. 13 unplaced genomic scaffold, S_indicum_v1.0 scaffold00155, whole genome shotgun sequence genomic stretch:
- the LOC105179376 gene encoding uncharacterized protein LOC105179376 — MAPAQKEATLAVSCVPTAAGVSAAGVVRRETASASGAADWGVSSAAKDLQSKNLASLMRPDPSSKATTKGIQLMPRAQTKHPLDPLSATEISVAVATVRAAGATPEVRDSMRFIEVVLLEPEKHVVGLADAYFFPPFQPSLLPRAKGGPEIPSKLPPRRARLVVYNKRSNETSVWIVELAEVHATTRGGHHRGKVISSTVVPDVQPPMDAAEYAECEAIVKDYPPFMEAMKRRGIDDMDLVMVDPWCVGYHSEADAPSRRLAKPLIFCRTESDCPLENGYARPVEGIHVLVDMQNMVVIEFEDRKLVPLPPADPLRNYTPGETRGGVDRSDVKPLQIVQPEGPSFRINGHYVEWQKWNFRIGFTPREGLVIHSVAYVDGSRGRRPIAHRLSFVEMVVPYGDPNEPHYRKNAFDAGEDGLGKNAHSLKKGCDCLGYIKYFDAHFTNFTGGVETIENCVCLHEEDHGILWKHQDWRTGLAEVRRSRRLTVSFICTVANYEYGFYWHFYQDGKIEAEVKLTGILSLGALQPGESRKYGTTIAPGLYAPVHQHFFVARMDMAVDSKPGEMHNQVVEVNLRVEEPGKDNVHNNAFYAEETLLRSELEAMRDCDPLSARHWIIRNTRSVNRNGQLTGYKLVPGSNCLPLAGPEAKFLRRAAFLKHNLWVTPYARGEDFPGGEFPNQNPRVGEGLASWVKQNRSLEEADIVLWYVFGITHVPRLEDWPVMPVEHIGFVLQPHGFFNCSPAVDVPPNACDMDAKENDVKDNGVAKSISSGLIAKL, encoded by the exons ATGGCCCCAGCTCAGAAAGAGGCGACGCTTGCTGTTAGTTGCGTTCCGACAGCAGCTGGTGTTTCTGCCGCCGGCGTAGTCCGCAGGGAGACTGCGTCCGCCTCCGGTGCTGCTGATTGGGGCGTATCATCTGCCGCTAAAGACCTGCAGAGCAAGAATTTGGCGTCCTTAATGAGACCGGATCCTTCCTCTAAAGCTACTACTAAAG GGATCCAGCTCATGCCAAGGGCTCAAACCAAACATCCTTTGGATCCATTATCTGCTACAGAAATCTCTGTGGCTGTAGCAACTGTCAGAGCTGCTGGAGCCACCCCTGAG GTCAGAGATAGCATGAGGTTTATTGAAGTGGTTCTGCTGGAGCCGGAAAAACATGTAGTGGGCCTGGCAGATGCTTATTTCTTTCCCCCTTTTCAACCCTCATTGTTGCCTAGAGCAAAAGGAGGACCAGAAATTCCTAGTAAACTCCCGCCAAGGCGAGCTAGACTAGTCGTCTATAATAAAAGATCCAATGAGACTAGTGTATGGATTGTAGAGCTGGCAGAAGTACATGCTACAACGCGAGGTGGACATCATAGGGGAAAAGTGATTTCTTCTACAGTTGTCCCAGATGTTCAGCCACCAATG GATGCTGCAGAATACGCTGAATGTGAAGCTATAGTCAAAGATTACCCTCCATTTATGGAAGCCATGAAGAGAAGGGGTATTGATGATATGGATCTGGTCATGGTTGATCCCTG GTGCGTTGGTTACCACAGTGAGGCTGATGCTCCTAGTCGTAGACTGGCAAAACCGCTTATATTTTGCCGAACAGAGAGTGACTGCCCACTGGAGAATGGTTATGCGCGACCGGTTGAAGGAATTCATGTGCTTGTTGATATGCAAAATATGGTAGTAATTGAGTTTGAAGATCGTAAGCTTGTTCCCTTGCCTCCAGCTGATCCACTCAGAAATTATACTCCTGGTGAAACAAGAGGAGGGGTAGATAGAAGTGATGTAAAACCCCTTCAAATTGTTCAACCTGAAGGTCCGAGCTTTCGGATAAATGGACATTATGTTGAGTGGCAGAAG TGGAACTTCCGCATTGGTTTCACTCCGAGGGAGGGATTGGTTATTCATTCTGTTGCCTATGTTGACGGTAGTCGGGGTAGGAGACCTATAGCCCATAGGTTGAGTTTTGTAGAGATGGTCGTGCCCTATGGAGATCCCAATGAACCACATTACAGAAAGAATGCATTTGACGCTGGGGAAGATGGCCTCGGGAAGAATGCTCATTCTCTTAAGAAG GGATGTGATTGTTTGGGATACATAAAATACTTTGATGCccattttacaaattttactGGGGGTGTTGAAACTATTGAAAACTGCGTGTGCTTGCATGAAGAAGATCATGGAATCCTGTGGAAGCATCAAGATTGGAGAACTGGTCTAGCAGAAGTTCGGCGATCAAGGCGCCTCactgtttcttttatttgcaCTGTGGCTAATTATGAATATGGATTCTACTGGCACTTTTATCAG GATGGGAAAATTGAAGCTGAAGTTAAACTTACTGGAATTCTTAGTTTAGGAGCACTACAACCTGGAGAATCTAGAAAATACGGTACAACAATTGCACCAGGATTATATGCTCCAGTTCATCAACACTTTTTTGTTGCTCGGATGGATATGGCAGTTGACTCTAAGCCTGGAGAAATGCACAATCAG GTTGTTGAAGTGAACCTCAGAGTTGAAGAACCTGGAAAGGATAATGTTCACAACAATGCATTCTATGCTGAGGAAACTTTACTTAGATCTGAATTAGAAGCCATGCGTGATTGTGATCCATTATCAGCCCGTCACTGGATT aTAAGGAACACAAGAAGTGTCAATCGTAATGGACAGCTGACAGGCTATAAGTTGGTACCTGGTTCGAATTGTTTGCCATTGGCTGGTCCCGAGGCCAAGTTTCTGAGAAGAGCTGCGTTTCTGAAGCATAACCTATGGGTTACACCATATGCACGTGGGGAGGATTTCCCCGGAGGAGAGTTTCCTAACCAGAATCCACGTGTCGGAGAGGGGTTGGCTTCTTGGGTGAAGCAAAATCGGTCTCTGGAAGAAGCTGATATTGTGCTCTG GTATGTTTTTGGAATTACACATGTTCCTCGGTTGGAAGACTGGCCTGTTATGCCAGTAGAACACATTGGTTTCGTGCTTCAG CCACACGGATTCTTCAACTGCTCCCCTGCAGTAGACGTGCCTCCAAATGCCTGCGACATGGATGCAAAAGAGAACGATGTGAAAGACAATGGGGTCGCTAAGTCTATTTCCTCTGGTCTAATAGCTAAGCTCTGA
- the LOC105179378 gene encoding uncharacterized protein LOC105179378, translated as MAAEEEKSIQDVLSLPILLADRAIKSAQEAESFKPENSELARQVTELSQLLRSAARLTTTSPGVYDRPIRRVSLDVMKALDRALTLARKCRHKKTNVLHHVLSITTAADFKKVSALLDSSLADIKWVLSIFSQDTDNWSINLSLPPIATTDPILAWVWPYIAAVHMGRAEAANELAILAQGNDRNKKIIVEENGIPPLLKLLKESGNLDAQNAAASALCNLADDQGRVRMITDALGVQVVARALSEAPMRVQVTLVNLVSRMVEMDANVQEEFGKENVTRPLVALLGMDVDLEEFKEANSRKTVNSLHSIVQINKEMVKKGVSGLGSGNSFEGSRHHSHRKEKEREMESPEVKLRLKVSCAAALWKLAKGSLSNSRKITETKALLVLAKIIEKEPVELKMNCLMVVMELTAVAESNNDLKRAAFNPSSTAAKVVLDQLLRVINEDASPPLVTPAIKAIGCLASMFPAKEKRVVQSLVAQLGRRNLDVAAEAAKALGKFVCDDNYNRKEHSQAIIEFNGVPKLMNLLRSNDRGPLHLHEIVLLCNLAINAGNSKALEQARVLSVLEGAARHVVTHHPDLRELFAKAIHQLTIYQAGIHTHGEV; from the coding sequence ATGGCGGCTGAGGAAGagaaatcaatccaagacgtGCTCTCCCTCCCAATCCTCCTCGCTGATCGAGCTATCAAGTCAGCTCAAGAAGCCGAGTCTTTCAAGCCCGAAAACTCGGAACTCGCCCGCCAAGTAACCGAGCTCTCTCAGCTTCTTCGCTCCGCCGCCCGCCTCACCACCACCTCCCCCGGCGTCTACGACCGCCCCATCCGCCGCGTGTCTTTGGATGTTATGAAGGCCCTCGACCGGGCGCTAACCCTTGCCCGCAAATGCCGCCACAAGAAAACCAACGTCCTCCACCACGTGCTCTCCATCACCACGGCGGCGGATTTCAAGAAGGTCTCGGCTTTACTTGATTCTTCATTGGCTGATATTAAATGGGTTCTCTCTATATTCAGTCAAGACACTGATAATTGGAGTATTAATCTGTCTCTGCCACCGATTGCTACTACTGATCCTATTTTAGCTTGGGTTTGGCCTTACATAGCTGCTGTCCATATGGGCCGGGCCGAGGCTGCCAACGAGCTAGCAATTTTAGCACAGGGTAATGATAGGAACAAGAAGATTATAGTTGAAGAGAATGGGATACCTCCCCTTTTGAAGTTGTTGAAAGAAAGTGGGAATCTTGATGCACAGAATGCTGCTGCCAGTGCTTTGTGTAATTTGGCGGATGATCAAGGCCGTGTGAGGATGATCACGGATGCATTGGGGGTTCAAGTCGTTGCCAGAGCGCTATCGGAAGCGCCTATGAGGGTTCAAGTGACATTGGTGAATTTGGTGTCGAGAATGGTGGAAATGGATGCAAATGTGCAAGAGGAGTTTGGTAAGGAGAATGTGACGAGACCGCTGGTGGCCCTTTTGGGTATGGATGTGGATTTGGAGGAGTTTAAGGAGGCGAATTCACGGAAGACGGTTAATAGCTTGCATTCGATTGTTCAGATTAATAAAGAGATGGTGAAGAAAGGTGTAAGTGGTCTTGGTAGTGGTAATAGTTTTGAGGGGAGTAGGCATCACAGTCATAGGAAGGAGAAAGAGAGGGAAATGGAGTCCCCGGAGGTGAAATTGAGGCTTAAAGTGAGTTGCGCCGCTGCATTATGGAAGTTGGCGAAAGGGAGTTTGTCGAATAGTAGGAAAATTACTGAGACTAAGGCTTTGCTCGTTTTGGCGAAGATTATCGAGAAGGAGCCTGTGGAACTAAAGATGAACTGTTTGATGGTAGTGATGGAGTTGACTGCAGTGGCTGAGTCTAATAACGATCTTAAACGTGCTGCTTTTAACCCAAGTTCAACGGCTGCAAAGGTCGTCTTGGATCAGCTCTTGAGGGTGATAAATGAGGATGCAAGCCCGCCCTTGGTGACTCCGGCTATTAAGGCTATTGGTTGTCTAGCATCAATGTTTCCTGCAAAGGAGAAACGGGTCGTGCAATCTTTGGTTGCACAGCTCGGTCGTAGGAATCTTGACGTTGCAGCTGAAGCAGCCAAAGCTTTAGGAAAATTTGTCTGTGATGACAATTATAATCGCAAAGAGCATTCGCAAGCAATTATTGAGTTCAATGGGGTGCCAAAGCTAATGAATTTGCTGAGAAGCAACGATCGAGGTCCATTGCATCTGCACGAGATTGTATTACTCTGCAACCTAGCGATAAATGCCGGTAACAGCAAAGCACTAGAACAAGCTAGAGTTCTGAGTGTGCTGGAGGGAGCTGCTCGACATGTAGTCACTCACCATCCCGATCTGAGAGAACTGTTTGCTAAGGCCATACACCAGCTTACAATCTATCAGGCTGGAATACATACACATGGAGAGGTGTAG